The following are encoded in a window of Variovorax paradoxus genomic DNA:
- the hflC gene encoding protease modulator HflC, with translation MNRIGFIATSVLVLLVLLSSTLFVVDQRQFGVVYALGQIKQVITEPGLNFKLPPPFQNVSYIDKRLLTLSSLDTEPMLTAEKQRVVIDWYVRWRISDPQAYIRNVGLDENAGAMQLNRVVRNAFQENINKRTVRDLISVRREALMADVQREVLAVVKGAKPWGVDVVDVRITRVDYVEAITESVYRRMEAERKRVANELRSTGTAEGEKIRADADRQREVIVANAYRDAQKIKGEGDAQAAATYSEAFGRDPQFAQFYRSLEAYKQSFNKKSDVMVLDPSSDFFRAMQSSGSGGAARK, from the coding sequence ATGAACAGAATCGGTTTCATCGCCACCTCGGTCCTCGTCCTGCTCGTGCTGCTGAGCTCGACCCTCTTCGTGGTCGACCAGCGCCAGTTCGGCGTGGTCTATGCCCTCGGCCAGATCAAGCAGGTCATCACCGAGCCCGGCCTCAACTTCAAGCTGCCGCCGCCGTTCCAGAACGTGTCGTACATCGACAAGCGCCTGCTGACGCTCTCGAGCCTCGACACCGAGCCCATGCTCACCGCTGAAAAGCAACGCGTGGTGATCGACTGGTACGTGCGCTGGCGCATTTCCGACCCGCAGGCCTACATCCGCAACGTCGGTCTCGACGAGAACGCGGGTGCCATGCAGCTGAACCGCGTGGTGCGCAACGCCTTCCAGGAAAACATCAACAAGCGCACCGTGCGCGACCTGATCTCCGTGCGCCGCGAGGCCCTGATGGCCGACGTGCAGCGCGAAGTGCTGGCCGTCGTGAAGGGCGCCAAGCCCTGGGGCGTCGACGTGGTCGACGTGCGCATCACCCGCGTCGATTACGTGGAAGCCATCACCGAATCGGTCTACCGCCGCATGGAAGCCGAGCGCAAGCGCGTGGCCAACGAGCTGCGTTCCACCGGCACGGCCGAAGGCGAAAAGATCCGCGCCGACGCCGACCGCCAGCGCGAAGTGATCGTGGCCAATGCCTACCGCGACGCCCAGAAGATCAAGGGCGAGGGCGATGCCCAGGCTGCCGCGACCTACAGCGAGGCCTTCGGCCGCGATCCGCAGTTCGCCCAGTTCTATCGCAGCCTCGAGGCCTACAAGCAGAGCTTCAACAAGAAGAGCGACGTGATGGTGCTCGACCCGTCCTCGGACTTCTTCCGCGCCATGCAGAGCTCCGGCTCGGGCGGCGCGGCGCGCAAGTAA
- a CDS encoding DUF2065 domain-containing protein has product MSADTFWSALALVLVIEGILPFVSPGGWRRGFSQLLQLRDGQLRFFGLCSILLGLVLLWVLG; this is encoded by the coding sequence GTGAGCGCCGACACCTTCTGGAGCGCGTTGGCGCTGGTCCTGGTGATCGAAGGCATCCTGCCTTTCGTCTCGCCGGGCGGATGGCGGCGCGGCTTCAGCCAACTGCTGCAGCTGCGCGACGGCCAGCTGCGTTTCTTCGGTCTTTGCAGCATCCTGCTGGGTTTGGTACTGCTCTGGGTTCTGGGGTAG
- a CDS encoding ATP phosphoribosyltransferase regulatory subunit has protein sequence MSAWVLPDHIADVLPSEARHIEELRRQLLDTARGYGYELVMPPLLEHLESLLSGTGEALDLQTFKLVDQLSGRSMGLRADTTPQVARIDAHLLNRDGVARLCYCGPVVHTRPDRPHATREPLQFGAEIYGHAGLEADTETLLLALDCLDAAGLRDGVIVDLADARIVRALFAGVPVDAAAIARVHAALAAKDASELQALTQDFPAASRDGLRALVGLYGDVAVLDEAAKALKDTPAVTTALADLKQLAAGLNGLNGTAGRQISFDLADLRGYAYYSGMRFGIYVPGAADSLVRGGRYDEVGAVFGRNRPAVGFSLDVRELVGVLPARPLRAAIRAPWSDAAGLRQAIAQLRKAGETVVCVLPGHGSEIDEFHCDRELVEQAGQWNVRAI, from the coding sequence ATGTCCGCCTGGGTCCTCCCGGATCACATTGCCGATGTGCTGCCCTCCGAGGCGCGCCACATCGAAGAACTTCGACGCCAGCTGCTCGATACCGCCCGTGGCTATGGCTACGAGCTGGTGATGCCGCCGCTGCTCGAGCACCTGGAGTCGCTGCTTTCGGGCACCGGCGAGGCGCTCGACCTCCAAACCTTCAAGCTTGTCGACCAACTCTCCGGTCGCAGCATGGGCCTGCGTGCCGACACCACCCCCCAGGTGGCGCGCATCGACGCCCATCTGCTGAACCGTGATGGCGTGGCCCGGCTGTGCTACTGCGGCCCGGTGGTTCACACCCGGCCCGACCGCCCGCATGCCACCCGCGAGCCGCTGCAGTTCGGCGCCGAAATCTACGGCCACGCCGGCCTGGAAGCCGACACCGAAACCCTGCTGCTGGCGCTCGATTGCCTCGACGCCGCCGGCCTGCGCGATGGCGTGATCGTCGACCTGGCCGACGCCCGCATCGTGCGCGCGCTGTTCGCCGGCGTGCCGGTCGATGCGGCCGCGATCGCCCGCGTGCACGCCGCGCTGGCCGCCAAGGACGCGAGCGAGCTGCAGGCGCTCACCCAGGATTTCCCCGCGGCCTCACGCGACGGCCTGCGCGCCCTCGTGGGCCTGTACGGTGACGTCGCCGTGCTCGACGAGGCCGCCAAGGCCCTGAAGGACACGCCCGCCGTGACCACAGCGCTGGCCGATCTGAAGCAGCTCGCCGCCGGGCTGAATGGCCTGAACGGCACGGCAGGGCGCCAGATCAGCTTCGACCTGGCCGACCTGCGCGGCTACGCCTACTACAGCGGCATGCGTTTCGGCATCTACGTGCCGGGCGCGGCCGATTCGCTGGTGCGCGGTGGCCGCTACGACGAGGTAGGCGCCGTGTTCGGCCGCAACCGTCCGGCCGTCGGCTTCAGCCTCGATGTGCGTGAACTCGTCGGCGTGCTGCCGGCGCGTCCGTTGCGCGCCGCCATCCGTGCGCCCTGGAGCGACGCGGCCGGCCTGCGTCAGGCAATTGCCCAATTGCGCAAGGCCGGCGAAACGGTAGTCTGCGTGCTGCCTGGCCACGGCAGCGAAATCGATGAATTCCATTGCGACCGTGAGCTCGTCGAGCAGGCCGGCCAATGGAATGTCCGAGCGATCTGA
- a CDS encoding adenylosuccinate synthase: protein MSVTTGRNVVVVGTQWGDEGKGKLVDWLTESAQGVVRFQGGHNAGHTLVINGVKTALHLIPSGIMRPGVKCYIGNGVVLSAAKLFEEIEGLEKAGVEVRSRLRISEACPLILPFHAALDIAREAYREKGGIEKIGTTGRGIGPAYEDKIARRALRVQDLKHPERFAAKLRVLLELHNHVLTQVLGAPAIDYDTVFDEAMRHAALLKPMMADVSRELNDAHKAGANLLFEGAQGTLLDVDHGTYPYVTSSNCVAGNAAAGSGVGPGMLHYVLGITKAYCTRVGGGPFPTELDWATPGTPGYHMSTVGAEKGVTTGRSRRCGWFDAALLKRSAQVNGLSGLCITKLDVLDGLEKLELCTGYELDGEITDILPMGADEIERCTPIYETLEGWTESTVGVTQHDKLPVNARLYLQRIEQITGVPIHMVSTSPDRDHTIMMRHPYLAD, encoded by the coding sequence ATGAGCGTAACCACCGGAAGAAACGTGGTCGTCGTCGGCACCCAATGGGGCGACGAAGGCAAGGGCAAGCTGGTTGACTGGCTGACGGAAAGCGCCCAGGGCGTGGTCCGTTTCCAGGGCGGCCACAACGCGGGCCACACGCTGGTCATCAACGGCGTGAAGACCGCGCTGCACCTGATCCCGAGCGGCATCATGCGGCCCGGCGTCAAGTGCTACATCGGCAACGGCGTGGTGCTGTCGGCGGCCAAGCTCTTCGAGGAAATCGAGGGCCTGGAAAAAGCCGGCGTCGAGGTGCGTTCGCGCCTGCGCATCAGCGAGGCCTGCCCGCTGATCCTGCCGTTCCACGCCGCGCTGGACATCGCGCGCGAGGCCTACCGTGAAAAGGGCGGCATCGAGAAGATCGGCACCACCGGCCGCGGCATCGGCCCGGCCTACGAAGACAAGATCGCCCGCCGCGCGCTGCGCGTGCAGGACCTGAAGCACCCCGAGCGCTTCGCGGCCAAGCTGCGCGTGCTGCTCGAGCTGCACAACCACGTGCTGACCCAGGTGCTGGGTGCGCCCGCCATCGACTACGACACCGTGTTCGACGAGGCCATGCGCCACGCTGCGCTGCTCAAGCCCATGATGGCCGACGTCTCGCGCGAGCTGAACGACGCCCACAAGGCCGGCGCCAACCTGCTGTTCGAAGGCGCACAGGGCACGCTGCTCGACGTCGATCACGGCACCTACCCGTACGTCACCTCGAGCAACTGCGTGGCCGGCAACGCCGCCGCCGGTTCGGGCGTAGGCCCGGGCATGCTGCACTACGTGCTCGGCATCACCAAGGCCTACTGCACCCGCGTGGGCGGCGGTCCGTTCCCCACCGAACTCGATTGGGCCACGCCGGGCACCCCCGGCTATCACATGAGCACCGTGGGCGCCGAAAAGGGCGTGACCACCGGCCGCAGCCGCCGTTGCGGCTGGTTCGACGCCGCGCTGCTCAAGCGCTCGGCGCAGGTCAACGGCCTGTCGGGCCTGTGCATCACCAAGCTCGACGTGCTCGACGGCCTCGAGAAGCTGGAGCTGTGCACCGGCTACGAGCTCGACGGCGAAATCACCGACATCCTGCCGATGGGCGCCGACGAAATCGAGCGCTGCACGCCGATCTACGAAACCCTCGAAGGCTGGACCGAAAGCACCGTGGGTGTCACGCAGCACGACAAGCTGCCGGTCAATGCGCGCCTGTACCTGCAGCGCATCGAGCAGATCACCGGCGTGCCGATCCACATGGTGTCGACCAGCCCCGATCGCGATCACACGATCATGATGCGCCACCCCTACCTCGCAGACTGA
- a CDS encoding phosphoribosyltransferase: MLTEDGKHLYVSYDEYHNLIEKLAIKVHQSGWEFDTILCLARGGMRPGDVLSRIFDKPLAIMSTSSYRADAGTVQGHLDIARFITTPKGEIAGKVLLVDDLADSGHTLHAVMDMLRNNYQPITELRSAVIWTKALSTFTPDYSVEFLATNPWIHQPFEGYDSLGAEKLIEKWSV; this comes from the coding sequence ATGTTGACCGAAGACGGCAAGCATCTCTACGTCAGCTACGACGAGTACCACAACCTGATCGAGAAGCTCGCGATCAAGGTGCACCAGTCGGGCTGGGAGTTCGACACCATCCTGTGCCTGGCGCGCGGCGGCATGCGTCCGGGCGATGTGCTCTCGCGCATCTTCGACAAGCCGCTGGCGATCATGTCGACCAGCTCCTACCGCGCCGACGCCGGCACGGTTCAGGGCCATCTCGACATCGCCCGCTTCATCACGACCCCCAAGGGCGAGATCGCCGGCAAGGTGCTGCTGGTGGACGACCTGGCCGATTCGGGCCACACGCTGCACGCCGTGATGGACATGCTGCGCAACAACTACCAGCCGATCACCGAGCTGCGCAGTGCGGTCATCTGGACCAAGGCGTTGTCGACCTTCACGCCCGACTACTCGGTCGAGTTCCTGGCCACCAACCCGTGGATCCACCAGCCCTTCGAGGGCTACGACTCGCTCGGCGCCGAGAAGCTGATCGAGAAGTGGTCGGTCTGA
- a CDS encoding VOC family protein — translation MAIHELFPYLCVDNAAAAVDFYRHVFEVKEIFRLTEPSGRIGHVELDFHNGAILMISDEFAEFNIRSPKALGGSAVTLHLHVDDADALVARAVAAGATLDMAPQDQFYGERSGVFRDPFGHRWNVGHSIEKVTPEEMQRRYTAMFDTPGGGSCN, via the coding sequence ATGGCCATCCACGAGCTGTTTCCGTACCTCTGCGTCGACAACGCGGCCGCCGCTGTCGACTTCTATCGCCACGTGTTTGAAGTGAAGGAGATCTTTCGGCTGACCGAGCCCAGCGGCCGCATCGGGCACGTCGAACTCGACTTTCACAACGGCGCGATCCTGATGATCTCGGACGAGTTCGCCGAGTTCAACATCCGCTCGCCCAAGGCGCTGGGCGGCAGCGCCGTGACGCTGCACCTGCACGTGGACGACGCCGACGCGCTGGTCGCGCGCGCGGTCGCCGCGGGGGCCACGCTGGACATGGCACCGCAGGATCAGTTTTATGGGGAGCGTTCCGGCGTCTTCCGCGACCCGTTCGGTCACCGGTGGAACGTGGGTCACAGCATCGAGAAGGTGACGCCGGAGGAAATGCAGCGGCGCTACACCGCGATGTTCGACACCCCCGGCGGCGGCAGCTGCAACTGA
- a CDS encoding helix-turn-helix domain-containing protein — protein MQLTRPPSPHLRPFLRLLWASAPEGEPPTRTGAREHMLPTGGMHLVFRLSGPPLRLFDDTRDLRGHTVGYAIVGGARAAFYLRDVSVATRSVGAQLHPGAARLLLGAPEDALSGRHTPLDALWGERQTADALEQLHASCDDPARQLDVFEALLTQHLAAVALPRTSPRGLHPAVAASLGQMTHDTPASIATLVAHSGYSHRRFIALFRASIGLAPKEYARVMRFDRVLALAADDPARAWADIAFAAGYSDQAHLSREFSTLAGLSPQAWRQTGATSPRHVPALRAAGQIPSRR, from the coding sequence ATGCAGCTGACGCGGCCCCCGTCCCCTCATTTGCGGCCCTTCCTGCGGCTGCTGTGGGCCTCGGCGCCCGAGGGCGAACCCCCAACACGCACCGGCGCGCGCGAACACATGCTGCCCACGGGTGGCATGCACCTCGTCTTCCGGCTTTCAGGGCCGCCGCTGCGGCTCTTCGACGACACCCGCGACCTGCGCGGCCACACGGTCGGCTACGCGATCGTCGGCGGCGCGCGTGCCGCTTTCTACCTGCGCGATGTGTCGGTGGCGACACGCTCGGTCGGCGCGCAATTGCACCCCGGTGCCGCCCGCCTGCTGCTGGGCGCGCCCGAAGACGCGCTGAGTGGCCGCCACACGCCGCTCGACGCGCTGTGGGGCGAGCGCCAGACCGCCGATGCGCTTGAACAGTTGCATGCATCGTGTGACGACCCAGCCCGGCAATTGGACGTATTCGAAGCCTTGCTGACACAGCACCTGGCCGCTGTCGCCCTGCCCCGCACCAGCCCGCGCGGCCTGCACCCGGCCGTGGCCGCCTCGCTCGGGCAGATGACCCATGACACACCCGCGTCGATCGCCACGCTCGTGGCACACAGCGGCTACAGCCACCGGCGCTTCATTGCGCTGTTCCGTGCGTCGATCGGGCTCGCGCCCAAGGAATACGCCCGCGTGATGCGCTTCGACCGTGTGCTGGCGCTGGCCGCCGACGATCCCGCGCGCGCCTGGGCCGACATCGCGTTCGCCGCAGGCTACAGCGACCAGGCGCACCTGAGCCGCGAGTTCTCCACGCTGGCCGGCCTGTCGCCGCAGGCTTGGCGGCAGACAGGCGCGACTTCGCCACGTCATGTGCCGGCCCTCCGTGCGGCAGGTCAAATTCCTTCAAGACGCTAG
- a CDS encoding M48 family metallopeptidase, protein MRHLLITLTAAAALSACGGMKNLDSNALAGAGGSAFKAMSLTDGDVQALANQSCAELDKSSKVAPATDAYSKRLERVRQGLPTTIGGQPASYKVYLTTDVNAWAMGNGCIRVYSGLMDLMNDDELRGIIGHEIGHVALGHSKKAMQTAYAVSAARGIAGATGNAAITQLSSSQIGDFAEKLVNAQFSQSQETDSDNYAFDLLTTQKLKREGLVTAFQKLAKLDGGKSSMLSSHPASGDRAANIQKRLATSK, encoded by the coding sequence ATGCGTCATCTGCTCATCACCCTCACGGCCGCTGCGGCCTTGTCCGCCTGCGGCGGCATGAAGAACCTGGATTCGAACGCGCTCGCGGGCGCCGGCGGCAGCGCCTTCAAGGCCATGTCGCTCACCGACGGCGACGTGCAGGCACTGGCCAACCAGTCGTGCGCCGAGCTCGACAAGAGCTCCAAGGTCGCCCCCGCGACCGATGCCTACAGCAAGCGCCTGGAGCGCGTGCGCCAGGGCCTGCCGACCACCATCGGCGGCCAGCCCGCCAGCTACAAGGTCTACCTCACGACGGACGTGAATGCCTGGGCCATGGGCAACGGCTGCATCCGCGTCTACAGCGGCCTCATGGACCTCATGAACGACGACGAACTGCGCGGCATCATCGGCCACGAGATCGGCCACGTCGCCCTGGGCCACAGCAAGAAGGCCATGCAGACCGCCTACGCCGTGTCGGCCGCGCGCGGCATCGCCGGCGCCACCGGCAATGCGGCGATCACGCAGCTGTCGTCCTCGCAGATCGGCGACTTCGCCGAGAAGCTGGTCAACGCGCAGTTCTCGCAATCGCAGGAAACCGACTCCGACAACTACGCCTTCGACCTGCTGACCACGCAGAAGCTCAAGCGCGAAGGCCTCGTCACCGCGTTCCAGAAGCTGGCCAAGCTCGACGGCGGCAAGAGCTCGATGCTCAGCTCGCACCCGGCCTCCGGCGACCGCGCAGCCAACATCCAGAAGCGCCTCGCAACGAGCAAGTAA
- a CDS encoding PLP-dependent transferase, with the protein MSKPSTTLIHHPYTPPATFAAPQPGVFKASTVFFADVAAMRARDWKTKAGYTYGLHGTPTTFTLEERLATLEGGTECLLVPSGLAAISLVSFAFLKTGDEVLIPDNAYGPTKALATGELANFGITHRLYDAMNPSDLEAKLSHRTRLVWLEAAGSVTMEFPNLPALAEVCRERGVMTALDNTWGAGLAFAPFDFNGTGQGVDVSVHALTKYPSGGGDVLMGSVVTRDERLHRALKLTHMRMGFGIGVGDVETLLRSLPSMALRYGAHDRAARELAGWLNGCEEIAQVLHPALEDSPGHANWRALCGATDLAAGLFSVVFDERFSTEQVDRFCDSLKLFRLGYSWGGPISLVVPYDIGLMRDASVARWPYKGTLVRFSVGLEDVDDLRADLQQALLQM; encoded by the coding sequence ATGAGCAAGCCTTCCACGACCCTGATCCACCATCCCTACACGCCGCCGGCCACTTTCGCCGCGCCGCAGCCCGGCGTGTTCAAGGCCTCGACCGTGTTCTTCGCCGACGTCGCCGCCATGCGCGCGCGCGACTGGAAGACCAAGGCCGGCTACACCTACGGCCTGCACGGCACGCCCACCACCTTCACGCTCGAAGAACGCCTGGCCACGCTCGAAGGCGGCACCGAATGCCTGCTCGTGCCGAGCGGACTGGCCGCGATCTCGCTGGTCTCGTTCGCGTTCCTGAAAACCGGCGACGAGGTGCTGATTCCCGACAACGCCTACGGCCCCACCAAGGCGCTGGCCACCGGCGAGCTTGCGAACTTCGGCATCACGCACCGCCTGTACGACGCGATGAATCCGTCCGACCTGGAAGCCAAGCTCTCGCACCGCACGCGGCTGGTGTGGCTCGAGGCCGCCGGCTCGGTGACGATGGAGTTCCCCAATCTGCCGGCGCTCGCCGAGGTCTGCCGCGAGCGCGGCGTGATGACCGCGCTCGACAACACCTGGGGCGCAGGCCTGGCCTTCGCGCCCTTCGATTTCAACGGCACGGGGCAGGGCGTCGACGTGTCGGTGCATGCGCTCACCAAGTACCCGAGCGGTGGCGGCGACGTGCTCATGGGCAGTGTCGTCACGCGCGACGAGCGGCTGCATCGCGCGCTCAAGCTCACCCACATGCGCATGGGCTTCGGCATCGGCGTGGGCGACGTCGAAACGCTGCTGCGTTCGCTGCCGAGCATGGCGCTGCGCTACGGCGCACACGACCGCGCGGCGCGCGAGCTGGCCGGCTGGCTCAACGGCTGTGAAGAGATCGCGCAGGTGCTGCATCCTGCGCTCGAGGATTCGCCGGGCCATGCCAACTGGCGCGCGCTGTGCGGCGCCACCGACCTCGCCGCGGGCCTGTTCTCGGTGGTGTTCGACGAGCGCTTCAGCACCGAGCAGGTCGACCGCTTCTGCGACAGCCTCAAGCTCTTCCGCCTCGGCTATTCGTGGGGCGGCCCGATCAGCCTCGTCGTGCCCTACGACATCGGTTTGATGCGCGACGCCAGCGTCGCCCGCTGGCCGTACAAGGGCACCCTGGTGCGTTTCTCGGTCGGCCTGGAAGACGTGGACGACCTGCGTGCCGACCTGCAACAGGCATTGCTGCAGATGTAA
- a CDS encoding arylesterase: MTTAALGSAGAWTGAAAQAQAASTGKPVILVLGDSLSAEYGLKRGEGWVPLLEKRLAQQKIAASVVNASISGDTSSGGRARFPALLAQHKPSHVVLELGANDALRGLPLSNTEDNLLQITKAAQAAGARVLIVGIQVPPNYGGDYTRRFEAVFAKVAGTTKSALVPFLLKGVADAPDAMTLFQADRIHPTAAAQPQILDNVWPELRKLLPK; this comes from the coding sequence TTGACCACCGCCGCGCTCGGCAGCGCGGGGGCATGGACGGGTGCTGCGGCCCAGGCGCAGGCGGCATCGACCGGCAAGCCGGTGATCCTCGTGCTCGGAGATTCGCTGAGCGCAGAGTACGGCCTCAAGCGCGGCGAAGGCTGGGTACCCTTGCTGGAAAAAAGGCTTGCGCAGCAGAAGATCGCAGCCTCGGTGGTCAACGCCAGCATCAGCGGCGACACCAGCTCCGGCGGGCGCGCCCGCTTCCCCGCCCTGCTGGCGCAGCACAAGCCCAGCCACGTGGTGCTGGAGCTCGGCGCCAACGACGCCCTGCGCGGCCTGCCGCTCTCGAACACCGAAGACAACCTGCTGCAGATCACCAAGGCCGCGCAGGCCGCGGGCGCGCGGGTGCTGATCGTCGGCATTCAGGTGCCCCCGAACTACGGCGGCGACTACACGCGGCGCTTCGAGGCTGTGTTCGCGAAGGTGGCGGGCACGACGAAGTCGGCGCTGGTGCCGTTCCTGCTCAAGGGCGTGGCCGATGCGCCCGACGCCATGACGCTGTTCCAGGCCGATCGCATCCACCCGACCGCCGCGGCGCAGCCGCAGATCCTGGACAACGTCTGGCCGGAGCTGCGCAAGCTGCTGCCCAAGTAG
- a CDS encoding ABC transporter ATP-binding protein gives MSQPPSDAIVAVEHVFKSVTDSAGTLDILQDIHFTLGARETAAIVGASGSGKSTLLSIIAGLDTPTRGTVKLAGDDIFAIDEDERAALRAQRVGFVFQSFQLLGNLSALENVMLPLELANRKDARKAATEMLGRVGLGQRLGHYPKVLSGGEQQRVALARAFVVQPALLLADEPTGSLDFATGEQVMKLMFDLNRELGTTLVLVTHDRSIASQCERRITIEAGRVALNEKTPESTVAQAA, from the coding sequence ATGTCCCAACCTCCGTCTGATGCCATTGTCGCCGTCGAGCATGTCTTCAAGTCCGTCACCGACTCGGCCGGCACGCTGGACATTCTGCAGGACATCCATTTCACCCTGGGCGCGCGGGAAACCGCCGCCATCGTCGGCGCCTCGGGCTCCGGCAAGAGCACCTTGCTGTCGATCATTGCCGGACTCGACACGCCCACGCGCGGCACCGTGAAGCTTGCGGGCGACGACATCTTCGCCATCGACGAGGACGAGCGCGCCGCGCTGCGCGCCCAGCGTGTGGGCTTCGTGTTCCAGAGCTTCCAGTTGCTGGGCAACCTGAGCGCCCTCGAAAACGTCATGCTGCCGCTGGAACTGGCCAACCGCAAGGACGCGCGCAAGGCCGCCACCGAGATGCTGGGCCGCGTCGGCCTGGGCCAGCGCCTGGGCCACTACCCCAAGGTGCTGTCGGGCGGCGAGCAGCAGCGCGTGGCGCTGGCGCGGGCCTTCGTGGTCCAGCCGGCCCTGCTGCTGGCCGACGAGCCCACCGGCAGCCTCGACTTCGCGACCGGCGAGCAGGTCATGAAGCTGATGTTCGACCTGAACCGCGAACTGGGAACCACGCTGGTGCTGGTCACGCACGACCGCAGCATCGCCTCGCAGTGCGAGCGGCGCATCACCATCGAGGCCGGGCGCGTGGCGCTCAACGAAAAGACACCGGAATCGACCGTCGCCCAGGCCGCCTGA
- a CDS encoding ribosomal protein L7/L12 codes for MTQLPPEAIAALERGNLIEAIKIVRDRTGMDLKSSKEAVERYANSGALITGAPADWQEGDWGRGEAAAETGNGMQGNGPAAVPAAALAALARGQKVEAVRLTREATGLGLAEAKQLVEAHQNPAVGDFGHLPSSAAVNPMAEPGRVTGGGFKWLPVIVVLLIAAAAWSYFKGA; via the coding sequence ATGACCCAGCTTCCCCCCGAAGCCATTGCCGCGCTGGAGCGCGGCAACCTGATCGAGGCCATCAAGATCGTGCGCGATCGCACCGGCATGGACCTCAAGTCGTCCAAGGAAGCCGTCGAGCGCTATGCCAACAGTGGCGCGCTCATCACCGGCGCGCCGGCCGATTGGCAGGAAGGCGACTGGGGCCGGGGCGAGGCGGCCGCCGAGACGGGCAACGGCATGCAGGGCAACGGCCCCGCCGCGGTGCCGGCGGCCGCACTCGCAGCCCTGGCGCGGGGCCAGAAGGTCGAGGCCGTGCGCCTCACGCGCGAGGCCACCGGCCTGGGCTTGGCCGAGGCCAAGCAACTCGTCGAGGCGCACCAGAACCCTGCCGTGGGCGACTTCGGGCACCTGCCGTCGAGCGCGGCGGTGAACCCGATGGCCGAGCCGGGCCGGGTGACGGGCGGCGGCTTCAAGTGGCTGCCGGTCATCGTCGTGCTGCTGATCGCGGCCGCGGCGTGGTCGTATTTCAAGGGCGCCTGA
- the rlmB gene encoding 23S rRNA (guanosine(2251)-2'-O)-methyltransferase RlmB, translating into MSSPKVIFGFHAVGVRIKTAPKSVLEVLFDASRRDARMKQFIARAQEAGVRLVEADSLRIAKLAGSHGHQGVAARVEPTAQIHSLDELLEGLEEAGTVPLLLVLDGVTDPHNLGACLRVADGAGAHAVIAPKDHAAGINATVAKVASGAAETVPYFMVTNLARTLNELKERSIWCVGTSDDAPGTIYQSDFKRPLALVLGAEGEGMRQLTRKTCDELVSIPMAGAVESLNVSVASGVCLYEAMRQRGL; encoded by the coding sequence ATGTCTTCCCCTAAAGTGATCTTCGGCTTCCATGCCGTGGGCGTGCGCATCAAGACCGCGCCGAAATCGGTGCTCGAGGTTCTGTTCGATGCCAGCCGGCGCGATGCGCGCATGAAACAGTTCATCGCGCGCGCGCAAGAAGCCGGCGTGCGGCTGGTCGAGGCCGACAGCCTGCGCATTGCCAAGCTGGCCGGCAGCCACGGCCACCAAGGCGTGGCGGCGCGGGTCGAACCCACCGCGCAAATCCATTCGCTCGACGAACTGCTCGAAGGCCTCGAAGAGGCCGGCACCGTGCCGCTGCTGCTGGTGCTCGACGGCGTGACCGACCCGCACAACCTCGGTGCCTGCCTGCGCGTGGCCGACGGTGCCGGGGCCCATGCGGTGATCGCGCCCAAGGACCATGCGGCCGGCATCAACGCCACCGTCGCCAAGGTGGCGAGCGGCGCGGCCGAGACCGTGCCGTACTTCATGGTGACCAACCTCGCGCGCACGCTCAACGAGCTCAAGGAACGCAGCATCTGGTGCGTGGGCACCAGCGACGACGCACCGGGCACCATCTACCAGAGCGACTTCAAGCGCCCGCTGGCGCTGGTGCTGGGCGCCGAGGGCGAGGGCATGCGCCAGCTCACGCGCAAGACCTGCGACGAACTCGTCAGCATCCCGATGGCCGGCGCGGTCGAGAGCCTGAACGTGTCGGTGGCCAGCGGCGTGTGCCTCTACGAGGCCATGCGCCAGCGCGGCCTCTGA